The Candidatus Krumholzibacteriia bacterium genome contains a region encoding:
- a CDS encoding class I SAM-dependent methyltransferase, with the protein MRLRQLIPLVTLVLVALVVATAGAEVPAESRNESYVDPDLDMQRMLSRLERETREVYSLRDEIVEVSGFEPGDVVADVGAGTGAFMDQLVEAVGAEGHLYAVEISIRFVEHLRERANEAGHDNVTTVFSSYTSATLPTASVDRIITIDTYHHFDDYEAMLASMYDALVPGGEMIVVDFDRVEGKSREWILSHVRDSKDTFRSEIEAAGFEFVEEVEIEGMVDNFFHRYRRP; encoded by the coding sequence GTGCGGCTTCGCCAACTCATCCCGCTCGTGACGCTCGTCCTCGTGGCGCTCGTGGTCGCCACCGCCGGTGCCGAGGTGCCCGCCGAGTCCCGCAACGAGAGCTACGTCGACCCCGATCTCGACATGCAGCGCATGCTCAGCCGGCTCGAGCGCGAGACCCGTGAGGTCTATTCCCTGCGCGACGAGATCGTCGAGGTGTCCGGTTTCGAGCCGGGCGACGTGGTGGCCGACGTGGGCGCGGGCACCGGGGCGTTCATGGACCAGTTGGTCGAAGCCGTCGGCGCGGAAGGCCACCTCTACGCCGTGGAGATCTCGATCCGCTTCGTCGAGCACCTGCGCGAGCGCGCGAACGAGGCCGGCCACGACAACGTCACGACCGTCTTCAGCTCCTATACCTCGGCGACCTTGCCGACCGCCTCGGTCGACCGCATCATCACGATCGACACCTACCATCACTTCGACGACTACGAGGCCATGCTGGCGTCGATGTACGACGCCCTGGTGCCGGGCGGCGAGATGATCGTCGTCGACTTCGACCGGGTCGAGGGCAAGTCGCGTGAGTGGATCCTGAGCCACGTGCGCGACTCGAAGGACACCTTTCGGTCGGAGATCGAGGCCGCGGGCTTCGAGTTCGTGGAGGAGGTCGAGATCGAAGGCATGGTCGACAACTTCTTCCATCGTTATCGCCGTCCGTGA